The following is a genomic window from Molothrus ater isolate BHLD 08-10-18 breed brown headed cowbird chromosome 19, BPBGC_Mater_1.1, whole genome shotgun sequence.
GCCGAGAGCCTCTTTGATCTCTACAGGAAACTGCAGGAGCTCTATCAGATGAAGGACTCCCTCCCTAGCAGGTATCCAGCCCTGAGAGGGGAAAGATGCCAGAGGGAGGGATCCAGCAGCATCTGAGACAATCTCTGGATCCTTCATCACTAATtgcacagcaggcagagcaggctaTTGGTGTCTGGTGTCAATGGGAGCATCACCAGAGGGTTTGGGGCTGATCCCTGGCTGGGGTTGGTGTGAGAGCAGGAGGGGTGATGGtcccatgctgctgctgtgtggttGGAGAACTGATGCCTTCCTCCACAGTGATGGACctctggctctgagcaacttcCACCAGTGGTTTGAGGAAGCATTGCCCTTGTGGCTGCAGAAGGCCTACACCACCACACTGGAGAGGGCCCAGAGAGCCATCCAGATGGACCAGGTAACGTGGGGAGGAGAAATCTCCCTCTTCCTTTGGGACACTGCAGCTGCCCTccatgccctgctgctgggcctgGCTCACAGCACTGACACCCACCACAGGTGCCTCTGGCaggcccaggagcagcctggttCCTCTGCCAAATGCATAACAAAGTATGTGGTCCCCTGGGCCAGCTGATCCCACCCACTCTGGCCCCACAcaatgtccctgtgtcccttccctcgctgctccctggcagccctTGTGATCTGAGGACCCTGCATTTGGGCCATGCTGTGAGAATCCCCTTTGGTTCCAGCCTCTCtgaagaggggagggaaggcagcCATGGCTGCTCTTAGTGGggtccagcagcactggggggatgtatggagggaagcagggagctcgtgctgctccatccatcctcaTCTCCTCTACTCTCCAAAGTGGTTGTGTGATGACATTGGGATGTAAGGAACTGATGATGGGCCAGGGAGCCCCGAAGTGAAGGAGCAGCTCTTCTCTCTGGGATGGCATCTCTCTGTTTAAGCTGTGTTTGCCTTCTCTGCCCCTCAGCTGAAGCCTTATGGGTACCACAAGCACAGCACATCCACTGTTGACCTGTCCACCTGCTACGCCCAGATAATGACAACCTGGCAGCAGCTCAAGTGGCCGGACCCTGAGAAAGCCTTCATGATCATGGTCAATCTCCTGGAGGTTTGTACAGCTGGGCACCAGCACCTGGAgtttcctcctcctgcacttGAAGGAGCCAGTACCCCCTGTGATGGTGTTCCCTGAGCCCACAGTGGTCCTCTTGTTGCCTGGCTCagtcctgctgctttcctctctgtcctgcaggacaTGTGCAAGATCTCCCTGATGTACTGCAAGCTCATCAAGGAGAGGGCTGAGGCTCTGTCCCTGAGTGAGCAGAACGAGGGTGAGGCCGCCAACAAGGTTGGTATTGGAACCTGTCCTGGTTGCTTCAGGAAGGGTAGGATTTGGCCCTGGTGTCTGGACAAagagtgagctgagctgctgagaaCCCAGCTGACATCCTCAGTTTGGGTTCCACAGGGACCAGTTGGCCATCAAAAGCCATGATCCTGGAAAATCAGGAGGGAAATTATgtgagcagggggagcaggatggggatggggacacaggtgaGGATGAAAATGAGATTGGAGATGGTGATGGAGATGGGAGTGGGAATAATGATGGAGATTGCcttggggatggggatgtgggatgggaatgggaataatGATGGAGATTGCcttggggatggggatgtgggatgggaatgggaataatGATGGAGATTGCcttggggatggggatgtgggatgggaatgggaataatGATGGAGATTGCcttggggatggggatgtgggatgctccagggggTGTGGACCCTGAAGCAGAcccacctctcccagctctgcatcGTGGTGAACAACATCGAGCAGCTGCGGCTGCTGATGCTGAAGCTGCCCTCCCAGCTGGCCTgggcccagctggagcagcgcACGAGGGGCATCATCGAGCCCCAGCAGATCCAGAATGCTCTGCACAACCAGCTCGACAGCACCGTGGCCTGCCTGGACCATGAGGTCCGGGACGTGGTGCAAGCCCTGGCTACCAAGGTGACCACCTGCCACTGATGCCCCCTTGGCCCTCACCTGGCCCAGAGCAGTTTCACCCAAGGTGTCCTGAAACCCATAATGCTCCTGGGATGGAGACAAGGTGGAGCTGGGCATGGGGAGGCTGGTGCAGAGGACAAAGTCTCCAAGTCTCTTCCTGCATTTctccctggcagctggaaaagggcATTGCCAGACACATCCAGGAGCTCTCATCTTCCAGTGACACCCAGAAGCCTGAGGATGTAGGTATCTGGTCCAGCCCCTCCTGGACCATCATTTTGGGCAGCCATGGATAGCCTTTGCTTGCTTGGCGGGTGCCTCTGTCACTGTCCAtcactgctccctgtgcctggggcacaggACACACCAGTGATGGGGCCCAGAGCTCCACAGGCTTTGCTTGATGCCCATGTCAGCAGCAGGACCacaccaggcacagcctgcctgTGTGGGAAGGAGCCCCTCTGGGATCCTCCCTggcctgctgtgccctgctggatgcccccctgccctccccaatGCCCTCTCCTCTCACTGCAGTCCATCATCCCGCTCATGAAGTTCCTGGAGTCGGAGCTGCAGTACCTCAATGAGCATCTGGTCCAGGAGAACTTCAAAAGGTGACCAGGGCACTTGGGATGCGCTGTGGCAGAGGCCACcagagtcaccatcccttgggcaggagcatcccctCAGCTCCATGGGGCTTGGGGCCATCTCACTTCAGGGCTGGCAGGATGAGGCACTTCCTTCTGGGGCTTTGCAGAGCCCTTCAGCTGAAGGccatccctccagcccagcccctggatcctgctcacagcctccctctcccctgcagcctcctcactCTCCTGTGGCACCACACCCTGtctgtgctctcagcagctcGGGGGCCGCAGGTGCCCTCggtccagcactgccagaggcTGTTCTGTGCCCTGAAGGTACCAAGGGGAAGCAGGGGGTCCCTGCCAAGGACAGGGGTTTGTTTGGTGGCTGACAGCATCCTtgtccccagagcctggagcGGTGCTTCCACGCCGAGGGCTGCGGGCTGCCACTGGAGACCCTCCACAGTGAAGCCTTCAGGGtatggagatggggatgggggtCCTGTGGGCTCCTGTGGGAGGAAGGGATTCCAGGGAGGATGTCTCCGGGCTGTGGACCTGTCCATGTGCTTGACCATCACCTCTGCCCCTCCCCACAGATGCTGGAGGCTCACCTGGCTCTCTGCTCCACCACCAGCCGCAAACTCATCCAGAAATACTTCAGCAACAGGATCCAGCAGCAGGTAGGATTCTGGATactgctcccagccccttcccacatCCCACCCTTGCTcacaggccctgcctgtggAAACGTGGAATTTCCCAGTCCTGGGCTGTTGGGGCAGGTTTTGCCGCAGCATTGAGCAGGAGGGGGCTAAATGCATCCCAGAGGATTCCCCAAAATTCCTGATGAGCCTCTGCCCAACCCTGTGCATCCCCTCCATGATGGGGATGAAGGACAGTGTCCTTATCCTTGTGCCCCACTGCCCAGCTGGACACAAGCTCAGAGAAGTATGGGGCCGTGACTATCAAAGCTCTGTACCGGCCTTCAGAGCAGAAACTCCACGTGGAAGTGCTCAACGCCACCAACCTCATCCCGCTGGACTCCAACGGTGAGTGTgggtgggcagggcagccccaggtccCCTGTCCTTGGTCCCTACCATGCCCCAGTCAGGAGAGATGCTGGTAATGCTTGGACTCTGTcttgatttgcttttttatcCAAAGAGGTGGATTTGCGGGAAAAGGAGGGTTATAGCACTGGTTCTGGGTGGTTCAGTGGGATGTGGCAGGCAGGCCCAAGCAGGACACAGTGCCCACGTCCCACTGCTTGTGGCAcaagccagcagccagggcaggcgGCTTGTCTTCATTATGCAAAGCAGTCGCAGATAAAAAAGTACTCCGGGTGAGCAGCGACCTTCTCCGGGTCCGCCTGTCGTTCGGGGAGCTCTCCAGGAGAGgtcactgctcctgcagccagcccagccgGTCGCTGCGCGGGCAGGCTTGGGGATGCTCCCGCACCCTCCAGgagcccgggctgggctgggggttgCGGTGAGcgtgccctgagcccccctgcAGCCTCCACAGCGTGTCCAAGCCCCCTGGTTGGGTTCATGCCGGGGCAGAGGGGCCAGGGGAGGGGGCTGATGTCTGCACCCCACCAGGCTCCAGCGACCCCTTCGTGCAGCTCACCCTGGAGCCCCGGCACGAGTTCCCCGAGGTGGTGGCTCGGACCACCCAGTGCAAGAGGAATGAGCTGCACCCCCTCTTCGACGAGGCCTTCGACTTGTACGTAGGGGCTGCCACCCACCGGGCCCCGTCCCCACATCCCCTCAGGCTGGGGAGCCTCTGCCATGGGGCTGCCGTGTGCAGGGGGGGGGTCCCCCTCACACCGGGGAGGGtgcggggctgtgctggggccctGAGAGGTTTGGGTCACtgcggggctgtgctggggccctGAGGGTTTTGGGTCACtgcggggctgtgctggggccctGAGGGGTTTGGGCCAGtgcggggctgtgctggggccctGAGGGGTTTGGGCCAGtgcggggctgtgctggggccctGAGGAGTTTGGGTCactgtggggctgtggctgcccgtggagcacagcagggcccgagggatgggatgggatgggatgggatgggatgggatgggatgggatgggatgggatgatccCCTGCCTCCCGTGGCCCTGCAGCTTGATCCCCTCCGAGAAGTGCCGGCAGGAGGGGGCCTGTCTGCTGCTGACCGTGTTTGACTACGATGTGCTGGGCTCCAACGACCTGGAGGGTGAAGCCTTCttccccctgtgccacctgccCGGCCTTGACACCGAGGAGGATGAGGCTGACATGGGACGGGTGCCCCAGACCCGGCTGCCCCTCATGCACCCCAAGCCCTCGGGTACGtggtgccacagcccctgcagagcggggagggggctgtggggagcatCTCCCACCATCActgccctctcctctctcctcttgCAGATgagatcctgcagctgctggagtcCAGGAAAAGGGACAAAGAAGCTCAGGCCTTCGTTAAGCTCCGCAAGCAACGAGCCAAGCAATCCAAGGAGACAGAGTGAGGGAGGGGCAGGAAGATGGCCCTGAAAGGGGAACTTTGGTGGTGTTGGAGCCAGAAGCATCTGCAGGGAGcgtggggacagaggggtccctgtgcctgcccagcgcagctcccagcacccagcTCACCCCAACCTTCGGGCAGCAGCGCTCCATGAgccagggagggtgggcagcTGCATTGGAGGGGATTTCTTTGCCTGTAGTAACACTACACGAGGGATGTGGAAgtgtggctgtccctgtccgtCCCTCTGGAGTTTGTCACTGCCAGTGCTGCATCTCCTggccgtgtccccagccctcctgtCAGCAGCACGACTGAttcaggctggggacagccatggCCAAACCTGCcttcatttttggtttttctttaaattttttaatttttttcccctcattttctTGTGGATAAGCctcttattttaaatgaaaagccACAAAGCTGGTGCGTGGGCTGTGTGCTTTGAGGCggtggccctgtgctggcagcagcagcacagtggggtGGGACAAGGCATTTGAGGTctggtgggagctgctgaatttctccttttttaaaatgtgtatggCTCTTGTGtctctttgtggtttttttttaattttaccacCAATTTCACTGACCTCCTGGAAGCCTGGGATCTTGCTGGCAATAAAGAGCAtcacagctctggcagccaAACCAGGAGGCATTTTGGGCAGCTGACAGCCCAGGCATGGGGTGCAGGTCCCTGGCATcactcccagcctgtgccagggatcTGGGTCCCTCTGGAAGTGGTGGGAAACTCTGCAGGATGCATCCATGTGGGGTGACCCAGTATTACAGTAAAAATGCCAGACAAGGCAGGTGGTTTTAACAATTTGTTGGGTATTTTGGAGCTTGTTTTCTCTGCAATTATTACTAATTATACACCTGGAGCTCCCTCTACCCCCACCCTGCACGGGGGTGGCCATGTTTGAGCCGCAGCAggtccctgggagctgccagggacagggaattAAAAGCATCCCCCTCCTGGGTGCCTGAgcaccagctgctccctggtgggcagagcagcctctgggTCAGCTCAGGTCAAATCCTGGATGTGGgggtgggaaaagaaaaaagctccTTTGGTATCTGTGTGACAGAGCCCACAGCAGGAGGGATTAAGGCACTGCGGGCTCTCAAGGAAGCCATTTGCTGGCTTAGGTTTTAGTGCAGAGAAATAATATTCCAGAGCTGGGTCTGGGATTGTGGGGATGCTGTCTTGGGGTGTCATTCAGCTGGGTCCAGCACCCTGTGCCTGCACCCTGCAGCTCATTTGGGGCTGGCACCTGCTGGTAGCCACCTCATGCTTTATTGTGAGGTTTACTCCATGAGGCTGGAGGTTTGAATATGGTCTGAACTaatttttagctattttttaaaaaatcactgtgTCCCACCTTGCCCTGGGCAGCCACCagccaggtgtgtcccagggaGCAGGTGGCACAGGCTGACCTCTCTTCTGAGGTTGTTTGCACTGTATTATTCAAAGTGTTTTAGCTGAATTTTTGCTCAGCCACAGGCAGTGGTGTGGATCTTCTCCCACCCCAAAAGAAGTCCCACCTTTTACAGAGAAAGACTAATAAACCTTAATCAGTCAGAGCACAACTAACCCCATGGAGCAGGAGAACAGcccaaacatttaaaaataaggcTTGAAGCACACAAAACCAGCTCCTAGCAAATGCAAGCATGACAGAGAGGAAGAAGTCTCCATCACCATCCTCCTAATCCTGGTGAAGAACCCGACACAGGCGGATGGCCAGAACACaagagggaagggctggcacTTAGAGCTACTGATTTTATTGTGTTACCAATAATCTGCAATACAAATGGGCCCATTCAGATTATTGTTGTGATTGGACTGATGGGAAGTGGTTGAAGCATCTTTGAAGCATTAATTAGACCAAATTAATTAACAGGTAATTCTTGGATCCACAGCCAGGTGTGTTCTTCTGGGGTGCCAACACACAAAACACTGCATCCACTGTGCAGGCTcacctctgcccagcctggctcttcTAGGGCATAAATCCATGTCCAGACCAAGAATTTGGGTGAGCAATTTTTGGATTTGTCATTTCCAAAGAGGTCTCTGCCCCACCTTAACCACATTGCATTGATGTTTCCCCTCTTTCACCACACCTCCATCAGGAAAATGAATTGCAACACCCCAAAAAGGGAGAGGAGCTCAGAGAGAAATTATTCTCAGTTGTGTGAAAATTGGCCGGAGATCTGTTGTTCTGAGGGCTCCAAAGCCCAAGTTTCTCCACCCTCCCAaggcccagagcagagcccagggctgcacatccacccaggcacacacacacacgcacacactgcttcagtttgtattttttttttcttagcaaaaaaataaaaatttattgtcgtctaaaaaaaaaaaaaaatccatcctgCCCTTGGAAACTGTGACACAGATTGAGTTCTTTCCAGCCCCACATGCAAATTCACTCTGCCAAGAAAAGAGTCTAAACCAGGTTTCCGACAGCCAAAACACATATTTACAGAGTACGAGAGAACGACAGCTGAAATCACAGTTCTATACATGGAATCAACAACACGTTTTACACCACTGATCACCATTCTGCCAACTTCTACACAGACTAGGGGCGCCTCTGCCCAGTGCCCTTCctcctggggaaagcagggaagggacTGGGCAAGAATTGCCACCAGAAATACTGCAGtgtgtattattattattttttaaatgtatactgtatttattttgttttaacatTGGAAGCTACAGAGTGGGGAAGCCCCAGAAATCTCTCCAATGCAGTCACTACTTTGCAGGAATACTTCACCTTTAAAATACTAGGTTTTACATCAGTAACATCTATTTTGCTGTTGGCCATCACTCCAAGGATTATAATAACTCTGGAGGAAAACACTGGTAATATTCTTCCTTCTCAGAtaggggaaaaggaggaagagaggaggtTCAGAGGCTGGGGGAACAGCAAGGGATGACTGAGTCCATTCAGTGTTAAGGGCTTCCTCCCAGGGTAAGGAATTCTCTTCATTGTCTCAGCTGCACAAGCCTTGCCAGTGGCTCAGGTTCAGCTTCAGAGATGTACAAAAGTGTAAAACCCTTCAGCAGGGGATCagctgcagggacccccaggggTGGGATCTGCTTTAGGAAACGTGCTCCAGCTCTGAGACCTTTCCTGGGtccctcctgtgccactgcaggcGTGTGGCTACGGCACCTAAGGCCAGAGCGGAGCTCAAAGTGGTCCTGGCAGCCTAAAATCCTTCACGTCCTGGCTCTCACCTACAGCTCTGAGCCTGCTTGTTGCTCTGGATCTACCCAGGCTAGTGTTGTCCCAGGCCAGCTGCTTCTAGGTTGGTTTTCCATAATAATGTAAAAGTTGATTGACCTTTAGGATGCTGTGGTTTCACAACACAACCACAactccttcccccagctctcaACTCAGAAGTGTCCAACCTGCCGAATTAATCACCAAGGTCAGCTCTTCTGAAGCTCCCAAAAATTTGGGGAGGAAAATGTCATTATCCACTCAGGAGTCTGTGTGAGGAGGCAGGACTCAGCCATGGTCAGGGCTGTtcagctgggctgctccccAAGGAACCCTGTGGACCCCACTTTTGTTTTGAAGccccctcagctctgctgtgttaCTGTGTGTCCTGTAAAGGGAGTTCCTGCTTCAGAAGGAAGCCTGACAGTACGTGACAGGGGCTGCTGCACTTATTAGCACCAGGTTTGTTTCAGCTCTTTTTACACCATACGAAAGC
Proteins encoded in this region:
- the UNC13D gene encoding protein unc-13 homolog D gives rise to the protein MDPAGQSPPGSLPGEESPEMDLSHRFSKEELALLYEEVLYTIRHRLGKPEQQHVGDSQELYSYVQKAFGMDAEEHGVIMQQVMELESPIYCLKATVKEAKGILGKDVSGLSDPYCLLGIEARSQEPAHPDHKRRMKAVVKDLIPEDQIHRTQVINQTLSPVWNETFILEFKDVETASFHLDMWDSDVVESMRHKLGELTDLHGLKRIFKDARKDKGQDDFLGNVVVRLKDLHCWNDQWYQLEPRTETYPERGHCHLQFLLTHKKRATTSSRTQPSYTVHRHLLQQLVSHEILQHQAGSTSWDGELSSHASTVLYLHATQKDLSDFHQDMAQWLAYSKLYQSLEFNSSCLLHQITSIEYRWVQERLRPEQKAELAESFQSLLTYGVSLIRRFRIIFPLSVPRSTERLQSLLRVLVQMCKTKAFRELCTPSPDLPQMVSTALKSGTTEWFHMQKQHLKPMVKSIEENSKALSKLLLEVIEDLKQCQKIWNKLFSTNLKLNIFSIAYLELESLVAEHVQEQLHKVDSSMSRPTAESLFDLYRKLQELYQMKDSLPSSDGPLALSNFHQWFEEALPLWLQKAYTTTLERAQRAIQMDQLKPYGYHKHSTSTVDLSTCYAQIMTTWQQLKWPDPEKAFMIMVNLLEDMCKISLMYCKLIKERAEALSLSEQNEGEAANKLCIVVNNIEQLRLLMLKLPSQLAWAQLEQRTRGIIEPQQIQNALHNQLDSTVACLDHEVRDVVQALATKLEKGIARHIQELSSSSDTQKPEDSIIPLMKFLESELQYLNEHLVQENFKSLLTLLWHHTLSVLSAARGPQVPSVQHCQRLFCALKSLERCFHAEGCGLPLETLHSEAFRMLEAHLALCSTTSRKLIQKYFSNRIQQQLDTSSEKYGAVTIKALYRPSEQKLHVEVLNATNLIPLDSNGSSDPFVQLTLEPRHEFPEVVARTTQCKRNELHPLFDEAFDFLIPSEKCRQEGACLLLTVFDYDVLGSNDLEGEAFFPLCHLPGLDTEEDEADMGRVPQTRLPLMHPKPSDEILQLLESRKRDKEAQAFVKLRKQRAKQSKETE